TGGAATTTCTTCTGCGAGTTTGTCTATTCCTACAGACCCaacaaagaagagagagatgaTGTTTCTTGGGTTTTGTGTTCACCTCCAAACCTGTGTGATTGCAAAAGCAGTTCTAGTTGCCGCTCACTCCTTGCCCCGTGTAACTTCTTCCCACAGAACAAAGCCGTCGTGATGACCTGGAGAGCCTGGGCTACGTGCTCATGTATTTCAACCTGGGCTCGCTGCCCTGGCAGGGCCTCAAGGCTGCCACCAAGCGCCAAAAGTACGAGAGGATCAGCGAGAAAAAGATGTCAACGCCCATTGAGGTGCTCTGCAAAGGGTACCCTTGTAAGTGCTCTGATCTCGATGGCTGTCTTGTCTAGTGCATGGCTTGCTCTTCTGCTGGAACTCCCTGGAGTCTTGGGTACTGAAGGGCACGGCCCGGTAAGCCCAGACCCAGATGTGCTGCTGACACCagtgaagagaaggaaaagaggctCATGATGATACAGTTCTGGCTCAGAAGTGAGAAACTTAGGAGTTTTAGTGGACAGATGAGCCTTGTTTTAATAAGAGCATGAGGGTGCCGGGAAGGATCTTTGAGAACCTCAGAAACAATCTGGAAAGGGGATGGGCAGTGAGGTGAGGAGGTGTGCAGGTGATGCCGAGTTATTCTGGATAAATGGGGATTAGGGCTGACCATGATGAGTCCCAGAAATAACCAGGCAGCGGAGTGGCAAACACCATCCTTTGTAGACAAACGTGGAGTCATGTATGTGGGGGGAGAGTAGAAGTCCTCATGGCACGTATAAAGCAGTGGGCTCTGAGGTGACAGGTGCCGCTCGGCAGGGAGCTGTTTCAGCTACAATAAATGGTTCTGTGAAAGCATCAGCTTCGTGCTGACTGGCTACTGAGGAAAGTCAGTCAGGTGTTGGGAAttactagaaaagaaaaaggcacaaaCAATACATATAAACCCGTGGCCCACTCACACAGTATGTGCCTTGTGCGGCTCTGGTCCTTCCTTTTACTTCAGAAAGGGTGCGGTAGAACTGGAAAAGGCCCAGGAGAGGACCAAAAGTGTGATCAGCGGTGAGGTGACTTCCATACACACAGCTGGAATCTGGAAAGGAGATGGTTAGAGGGGAGATGATAGTCTGCACTCTTGCCTCCAGAAGTTTGGATGGGAGCAGACTTCTGTTCCAGTGCAAGGACCGAGGCCACCAAATAAATCTGGctccttcaaaacaaaatgatacAATTCTTCACACAGCCAGTAGTAGACCTGTGGAACTCCTTTCTTTCCAGAAGATGTAGCTGTCTACTTCTGGCCACTGGACTAAGGAGGACCTCTGGTCTGAGCCGAGTACAGCTCCACTTGCACAAATTATGTCCCTGCCACACTCTGAACTGTGTTGGTCATCTTTACACCACCTAGGCCTGGGTACCTCTCATTCAGCAGACACAGTGACTTGCTGCCTCTTGCTTGAAGAAGCAGCCAGAAGAGAGGGATGCGTGAGCATTTCCTCCGGTAAAAATATGGATGGGATCTTCTCTGTGGCCAGAGCACTGCAGCCCTCAGGCTCTGTCTTCCTCCTTTACCAGCTGTGTGTTTGCAGTGTCCTGGTCCAGCACGCTGCTGCTGAAAGGCTGTGGTAGATCcccagtggggctgggggaacaAACGGTGTCTAACAAGCAACTGTTCTCTGCTCTCTTCAGCTGAGTTCTCGACATACCTCAACTTCTGCCGCTCGCTGAGGTTTGATGACAAACCCGACTACTCGTACCTGCGGCAGCTCTTCCGCAACCTCTTCCACCGCCAGGGCTTCTCCTACGACTACGTCTTTGACTGGAACATGCTTAAatttgtgagtgtgtgtgtggggggggaaaGGACTGGAGGAGGGTGGGTTGATCAGTGGCATGGAGATGGGGGAAGAAAGTCAGAAACTGCCTGTCATTTTTACTTAAACTTAGTGAACAGCTTAAGAAAGGGGACCAGGTAGCACAAAAAGAGGTAGCGCTGTTCTGTGGTGCGGGGTGGTACAGCTACCGTTCTGTCAGTGTGTCTGATGCAGCATGTATATCAGTAGATCGATCTCACGCTGCATGGAGGTAGAAGTAACCGTTCAGGAGAGAACTGCAGCTGGAGATGGGACAGAAGCAGGTTGCAGTAACAGCTATAGTACCATGTGCTTTCTTCCCCATTTCTCCATGGAAGAGAATGAAGCCCCTCAGGGCGGACTTGGAAGGTGGTGGGGGGAGCTTGTTTTGGGGATGTAGCTCTCCTTTCTTGTGGTCAAGTACCCTGAATCTTCAGTCTGCTGCTACTGTCTCCCTTGCCTGACTGCCACATTTTgggttttctctctctgccccagggagcagccCGAAACCCTGAAGACATGGATCGGGAGCGGCGAGAGCATGAGCGAGAAGAGAGGATGGGGCAGCTCCGGGGGTCAGCCACGCGAGCGCTGGCGCCTGGTCCACCCGCTGGAGCCACTGCCAACCGTCTTCGCAACGTCACAGAGCCCATGGCCTCCACCCCCACCTCCCGAATCCAGCAGTCTGGTGAGTGGGATGGGGCAGCTGTCCCCATTTATCGACTGGACGCTGGAACCAGGCTGACGTTGTCGCCTCACATTTCTCTGCCCCAACAGGAAACACGTCCCCCAGAGCAATCTCCAGAGTGGACAGGGAGCGGAAGGTCAGCATGAGGTTACACCGAGGAGCTCCTGCCAACGTCTCCTCATCCGACCTCACAGGGCGGCAAGAAGTGTCACGGATTTCAGCATCACAGGTGAGCCCCTGCTGTGATGTTCGTGGCCTTGGCCTGGATGTTCCACAAAGACAGAGGGCCCTGCAGGTGATTTTTGCTCGACTTGCTGGAGCTGACGTGAGCGCAACACCTCAAGCTTTTGCAGCACGCTGAGGGGAGTGGTGCCAGGTTATGGCTTCAGTCTTCAGTTGAGCATTTTCTGCAGGCCGTGCTCAGTATGGTGTTAGCTCTGCTTTGCTCAGAGTGAGCCTTCACCTGGTTGTCTTCCAGACCACAGTGGTTTGGAGAAATGGAACAGTAAACCCTTGGGAGGGATAATATCCTGAGAGAAAAGTGCAGGCTCTCTGTTTTTGtgtcctttctgcctttttcttgcTCCATCCCTTAcatattatttctcttcttttgtagACAAGTGTGCCATTTGATCACCTTGGGAAGTGAGGAGCAATTGCCACTGGACCAGTGTTTGCTTAGGTAAGCCTGTCCTCATGCCTGGGATCCTACAAGGAGGGAATTGCTGGCACTAGGGATTAGGTTAAAGCCTTGAATTTACTGTGGGGGAccatttcctttcccctttacCTTACCGTaatttaatgaattaaattaaaatgagatgtttttttGGCTTCAGAAGGAAGTGTAAGGTTTGCTGCCAAAGCCTCAGGGATGAATTATCTTGGGCGTAAAAGTAGCTTCCATTTCTCCTGGAGGGTAGGGAGGGTGGCgaaggtgctgggctggggagccATTTTGTTAGTTCCTAATGAATGCTTTTCTGGCAGTGTGatggtggtggggaggggggtgctGAGCATGCATTAAAGTGTGAAACTTTGCACAGCAAGGTAGCATCTCTTCTGACTGGACAAGGTAACTCTGAGGGGTGGCAGGACTGTAGAAGATGGTTTGTTATGCTCCAGTTGGTATTGGAATTGCTGGGAAGAGCCTTTTCTCCTAACTTTCCTaactttttgtcttcctttttctctcctttttttttttttttaatctctctagtgtcttcactgtatttttcttttaaaaaacaaaaaatccaaaaaaaaaaaaaacaaaagtaaaaaaaaaaaaaaaaaaaacccaaaaaaaaaaaacacaagaacgattttttttctttttgccaacAACGAGGAGTCAA
The nucleotide sequence above comes from Oxyura jamaicensis isolate SHBP4307 breed ruddy duck chromosome 1, BPBGC_Ojam_1.0, whole genome shotgun sequence. Encoded proteins:
- the CSNK1E gene encoding casein kinase I isoform X1, translating into MELRVGNKYRLGRKIGSGSFGDIYLGANIATGEEVAIKLECVKTKHPQLHIESKFYKMMQGGVGIPSIKWCGAEGDYNVMVMELLGPSLEDLFNFCSRKFSLKTVLLLADQMISRIEYIHSKNFIHRDVKPDNFLMGLGKKGNLVYIIDFGLAKKYRDARTHQHIPYRENKNLTGTARYASINTHLGIEQSRRDDLESLGYVLMYFNLGSLPWQGLKAATKRQKYERISEKKMSTPIEVLCKGYPSEFSTYLNFCRSLRFDDKPDYSYLRQLFRNLFHRQGFSYDYVFDWNMLKFGAARNPEDMDRERREHEREERMGQLRGSATRALAPGPPAGATANRLRNVTEPMASTPTSRIQQSGNTSPRAISRVDRERKVSMRLHRGAPANVSSSDLTGRQEVSRISASQVSPCCDVRGLGLDVPQRQRALQVIFARLAGADVSYGFSLQLSIFCRPCSVWC
- the CSNK1E gene encoding casein kinase I isoform X2, which codes for MELRVGNKYRLGRKIGSGSFGDIYLGANIATGEEVAIKLECVKTKHPQLHIESKFYKMMQGGVGIPSIKWCGAEGDYNVMVMELLGPSLEDLFNFCSRKFSLKTVLLLADQMISRIEYIHSKNFIHRDVKPDNFLMGLGKKGNLVYIIDFGLAKKYRDARTHQHIPYRENKNLTGTARYASINTHLGIEQSRRDDLESLGYVLMYFNLGSLPWQGLKAATKRQKYERISEKKMSTPIEVLCKGYPSEFSTYLNFCRSLRFDDKPDYSYLRQLFRNLFHRQGFSYDYVFDWNMLKFGAARNPEDMDRERREHEREERMGQLRGSATRALAPGPPAGATANRLRNVTEPMASTPTSRIQQSGNTSPRAISRVDRERKVSMRLHRGAPANVSSSDLTGRQEVSRISASQTSVPFDHLGK